The window AATGCTTTCTGTTATCTCTAAAAAATAGCTGTCGAGATCTGGCTTTTTCCTAAGCCTGTTGCTCTTTGAGAAAAAGTATTTAATCTGCTGGAATGTAAAGTCAATGTCAGGGTTGTCAAAGAGTTTGCGAAATTTCTTTTCTGTATGTCTTTTTGCATCAAATATGTTCTTTAAGTGTGATGGAAAAACATCTTCAATCAGAAGGACAATTCTCTCCGCGCCCATTTGTGTTGTTAAAAACAGGAATGTAACTGACATAGAGTCATTAAATTCGCTCACAATTTCAAGAATTTCATTTTCATCGTCTGTGATATGCTCTAATTTTCTCTCACCAAGTCGGATGTCTTTTTGTGTTTTTTCAAGAATATCAAGGATTTCTGCATATTCAGAGTCAAATCCAAGTGTAAACTTTGGTATGAGAAGGTATCTAAAGTTGTAAAATTTAAATTGAAGGTTTTGTTCCAAGTACTTTCTACTTCTACTGAGGTGTGTATGACAGCTTGAACATACAGGGAAGTTTTTCCATGCATTCTCAGGCGAAAATCCACCTTTTATAAACCCCGGCTTATCAATGGTATAGAATTTGAAAACGTTGACCATACCAGAGACATTTTCTCTTTTTTGTTTGCACAAAGAACATGTTTTATCCTGCGAACTTGACCTTTGGTTTTTCTCTTTTATAAGTTCAAGCAAAAACAGTTTGAAAATCTCATATTCGCCAATGTACTTACCATTGATGAGAAAAGAGAGAAGTATGCTATTTCCTTTTTTAAGCTCAATGTCATAAATGGTTTGGGAAATGTCATCTATAATTCTTTTTCTTTGCTCTTTTATGGTTTGTGTTATCTTTTCAATAAAATCTGCATCAGATTGAGTTAAAATTTTTAATTTCGAGAATTTCTTAGCAAGAGGCTGTGCCTTGTTCGAAAACCAGTTTTCAACCTTTTGCTGAAACGTCTTTTCAACTTGGGATTTTATGTTATCTTTTATTTGGGCCTCTGACATATTTTTTGTAGCTTTTGGCTTTACAAGAGTACATGTAGGTGAAAAGTTTGTCCCACCGCCTTTTGCACCTTGGCTGAAAAGGTAAAATTGTGTTCTTGACTCCATTGGGTCTTGAAGTTCAAGCCCGCAGTATTCAAACTTTCCCTGGTTTTGATTTAAAAGGATAAAAAGAATTTTTTCGCTTTCAATTCGCGATAAAAAAGAAGAAAGATTATTTGATAAAACATCAGAGGAGCTGCCCTCTTGTGAGACTGACTTTGATTTTCCCTCCAGCACGAATCTACCCAGTTCAGCAACAGCTTCAATCATTTTTTTGGCACCTCTTTGATTTTACTAAAATTTAGCTTATCACAACCAAATTAGAATTTCAACCATGTAACTTAATTTTTTAAATAAATCTGTCTAAGTTGTTTTTCTCAACACCAAGTATTTCTCTTTGGGAATAGAGGCGACTTTGAAAGTTGTAAATAATAACAGAGTCTTCTTCAAGGTTTAGCTTTTGAGAAAGCTCAAACTTTAGCTTTTTCAGCTTTGCCTCTGAAATCTCACCTTCAAACACAGAGTTTTGCACCCAGTTGAGGTATTTTCGGCACACCTTTAATGCTTTTGCAACACGCTTTTCATTGACATCGTACACGAGGATTGTGTACAAATCCTCTTCACCTCAATTACCATTGGGTTACATATGGCTGATATTCCTTTTCGCCCATGAGATGCTTTTCAATCTTATAAAGCTCAATTCTTATAAGCTGCCTGTATGAGACATAATTACCAATGTTCTTAACAGAGATTGTTGTTGAGAGTCTTTGTTCAAGTTCATCAATAAAAAGCTTTTTGGCAAAATCTGTGATAACTATTCCCTCTAAGTCCTGTTCAAAGTGCTCGGGCTTTAACATGTTCTTTGAGATTATTGAAAAGATAAGCCTGTCGACAATTATTGGCTTGAAGATTTCAGCAACGTCTAAGTTGAGTGTAAATCTTCTGAAATTTGTAGCGTGAAGATATCCTATCCGTGGGTCAAGATGAGTTCTGTAAATTTCTGAAAGAACAATTGTGTACATCATTGAATTGCCAAAACTAATTAGTGTATTGAGTGCATTTTTTGGTGGGCGTTTTGACCTTTTTTCAAACTTGAACTCATCTTTGTCTATGATGAGGTCAAAGGCTGAGTAATAGGTTTGCCTAATGTTTCCTTCAATTGCCATAAGGGAGTTTATATCATTTGTGTAGTTGATTTTGCTGAATAAGTTTTCTATTTGCTCTATATAAATTTTCAGGTCATCAATCCCACGGCTTTGATAATATTTTAATATTTGTCTCATATTTTTGTATGCGCCTTCCACAAATGCTTTTGCAAGGTAAAGTCTTTTGTTAGGGTCAAGATAATGTTCAGCTTGTTTTAGAATCATGTATCCAGAGTTTAGGTACTCACGTGGATAAAAGCTTCCAACGTAGTAGCCATACCTGTTGAAAAAGTGTAGAATTATCTCACTTTGAGTCAAAAACTCTAAAAATCTTTTGTTCAGCTCAACTTCTCCAAAGATATAAATCTCAGAAGTGTTTTCGACAGGTATGAACTTTTGCACACCTTCACTTTCAAAATACAGAGTGTTGTTTTTTCTTCTCAAGCTACCATCTGAAAAAATGTAAATTGGTCTTTTCATGCCCAGCAAAACTCCTTATACGAACATTTTGAACATGCTTTGATTTTCTGTGGTTGGGGTGGTAATTGAGAGTACAAAAATAAAGCAATCTCTTCTGTAAGAGTTTCTATTTCTTCTATATCGTCAGTAGTGAGTTCAACATCAAAAGTCTTTTTCTCTTCAGGAATAAGAAGTTTGCCACGCGCTTTAATGTTGTTTTTAAAGAGCTTATACAGGTAGAATTTTAACTGCAAGATTGCAGCATTCTTTGCACGTGATGATCTTTTAATTTCCCCAACCAGTAAGACTTCATCTTCTTGCCTGATAAGGTCTAAAACTACCCCGTCAAAGTAGACTTCTTTTTTATCATTCTTGTAATACTCTTGCGATATTAACTTGCCTATCTCCAAAAATGGATTGTCTGACGATGGACCGATATTTCGCGACAAAAGCCACGCCTGTCTTTTGCAAACAATGTATGCTTGTACAATCGAACCTTTGATGTCAAAAGCCTTTTCCAACTGCTTCTGACCTTCTTTCAAACAGCCGATTTTGAAATTTACAATTAAAATTTTACTTGTTTGAAACCTTTAAGAAAGGTCAAATTTTATGCGAAGTTAAAAGAAAGGACAATACGGAATTGGAACCCAAACATCTCAATCTCCAAAGAGAAGGCTCTTTCTTCTCAATCCCCAAAGGGAGGCTACAAACTATTTAGCCAAAGCGATTGGGAAAAGCGTTGCTGAGGTAGTTTCAATCCCCAAAGGGTAGGCTACAAACAAAATGAGGATTGTGGTGTATGGCTCAGGTGTGCGTGTTTCAATCCCCAAAGGGTAGGCTACAAACTTAGTTGACAAGAAATTCCAAACGTTGTAAGTATACGTTTCAATCCCCAAAGGGTAGGCTACAAACAAAGTTTTTTAGTCAAAGTAGAAAACTTGGTTATGACAGTTTCAATCCCCAAAGGGTAGGCTACAAACAAAGTGGTTAGTGCCTTGAGCTAACATCGGTATCTTAGTTTCAATCCCCAAAGGGTAGGCTACAAACTTGCACCACCTGCTCATGGTGTTCCAAGCAATTCTCTCGTTTCAATCCCCAAAAGGTAGGCTACAAACCGACTACCAGAAGGAAAGTTTTCTCTTTACTAATACGTTTCAATCCCCAAAGGGTAGGCTACAAACAATAAATATGGGAATTGTGAAATATGTGGAAAACCTGTGTTTCAATCCCCAAAGGGTAGGCTACAAACTTTTCAATATCAACGATGTTGAAGGATTGCCGAAGAAAGTTTCAATCCCCAAAGGGTAGGCTACAAACATGTTCACGTTCATAGTTTGATAGTTACAAGAGAAAGTTTCAATCCCCAAAGGGCAGGCTACAAACGTTGTTCGGGTAGCTCTTCAACAAGTGAAAACACAGCTGTTTCAATCCCCAAAGGGCAGGCTACAAACGGAAATCAAAGATATTAGTGCTTTAAGAGCGAATGTGTTTCAATCCCCAAAGGGCAGGCTACAAACACTCAAAGAGCTATATAATGGAAACGTAAAAAGTTTCAATCCCCAAAGGGCAGGCTACAAACTTTTCAGTTAGTGTCATATTTCTAATATCAATTGTGTTTCAATCCCCAAAGGGCAGGCTACAAACCTTTAAACTTCCATGTTCCTTGAGGTTCAAGATTGTGTTTCAATCCCCAAAGGGCAGGCTACAAACCCGTTTGGGCTATGCCAGATGGTAGCGTGAAAAAGGAAGTTTCAATCCCCAAAGGGCAGGCTACAAACGGATATGACATTATATTGATAACGCAGTTCGACAGAAGTTTCAATCCCCAAAGGGCAGGCTACAAACAGGGATTTTGATAAGTTTATGAAGAAGCTAAAAAGAGTTTCAATCCCCAAAGGGCAGGCTACAAACATTATTTCATGTCTTAAGATTTCGACCTGCTCATCTGGTTTCAATCCCCAAAGGGCAGGCTACAAACAAAAAATAACAAGAAGTGATTTGCTTCAAGCAATAGACAAGTTTCAATCCCCAAAGGGCAGGCTACAAACATAATAGAACGTATAAGCGTCCATGTAAGGATTAGGTGTTTCAATCCCCAAAGGGCAGGCTACAAACAGAAGCCGTGATAATTGATTTGGGCTCACACTTTTTGGTTTCAATCCCCAAAGGGCAGGCTACAAACTGCAGATGGTTGGGCTGGAAACGGTGTGCTAGGAACAGTTTCAATCCCCAAAGGGCAGGCTACAAACATTCTAAGAGAACTCTCAAACTACAAGAGATTAAAAGTTTCAATCCCCAAAGGGCAGGCTACAAACATATCTGGACTCAATTGTAGCAATGCAGCATTACAAGTTTCAATCCCCAAAGGGCAGGCTACAAACTAACCCAAGAGAGAAAATATTTGTGCAAATAACACCGTTTCAATCCCCAAAGGGCAGGCTACAAACACGTCAAATAGCTTGATTTTATTATATCAAGTTTATACACCCCTGTCAATGTTTTTATATCAAAACATCTGTGGAAAACTCAAATCAAGCCAGAAAAATCAAGCTATATAGTCACCCCAGATTCTTCCGTCTATCCAGCTGCTGCCAGAAGTTTTGCAAAAACCATGTCAAATCTTCTTGAAACCGCATACAAATCAAACCTTAAAATTTTACTACCTGAGGTCGACAGATGTGACTTTTGGTCAAAATGAAATTATATTCTATTTGTGTGTTTTAAAAATACAAATTGTTAATCACCCATCTTGTGATTTTGCGGAGTAGTTATAGGCAACCAAGTATGAGTTTAATTGAAGCAGCCCAGTAAAAGAATTTAACATGAAATCTACTTCGCATATTTTTTGAACTGAAAAAACCAAAATAATAGATAAAATACAAATTGTAAATAAAATTTAGGGGAGTTGAGAAAATGAAAAAGAAATTTGTAAAGATGTTGAGTTTAACTTTAACATTGGCTTTGATTTGCCTTTTTAGTCATACCATTTCATATGCGTTGACTTTGCCTGTGACGGTTAAGCTTTCAGACTATAAAGTTTATATAGATGGCGTTCAGTTGCCTGTTTACAGTGGTAATGGTAACTTGATGGTCAATGTTTTTCATTTAGATTACTATGGCTACAAAATTCTAAGTTCTGAAAATGAAGTTTATTGTTTCAGACAGCTTGGAGAGTAAGTAGTTGGTGTACCTCACAGCAAATGGAACGAAAAATTTAATACAGTTAACATCAAACCTAAAAACTGGTGCATTTTAAATGGTCAGCAGGTACCGGTATTGTATTTGAATAAACAACCTTTTATATTTCTAAATGAACTTTACAGGAAAAATGGTGTAAAAATGAATGGCAAAAGGGTAGATATTGTTTTAGGAATCTTGGATGGAGAGCAAAAAACTTCTGAGTATTATGACCAGTTAAATTTTTTGTTGAAAATACTAAAGAATGATACCAAAATAGTGGAATATACAATAGCTTATGCATATTATGACCCAAAAAAGAGGAAAAGCTATTTAGGAACAAGTGAGGGTATTGACGAGTTATTTGACGAAATGGAAAAAAATAATTATACTCTATTACAATACTATGTTCTTGGCTGTACTTATTACGACAGTGACTATGATAAGCAAGTTTACGTTTTTGAAGATTGTGTTGACCTGATAAAATACTACACTACTCAAGAATATATCAATCAAGTTAAGATTTATATTTGAATTGTATCAAAAGGCTAACAACAACTGTCCAATATATGTAAATAGCACCAAAGTAGACACCAAGACCTACAATTTTCCAGTTGCTAAAATTGAACTTTTTAATCTTTCTTTAACTCCTGTTGATGCGATAGAACTTTCGTTTTCGTGTTTAACAATTTTTGGTCAGCCGGCAAAAGACAGCAGTGGCTCAATGCAGTATACAGGAATAAAACAAAACATTTGCATACCTGCGCTTGACAACTACATGACATTATGGGATTTGTCGAAATATTCTTCTGTGGGTAAAATTTCAAATGTTGTGATAAAAAGATTGCATTTTATTGACGACAGTATATGGATAAATCAAAAGTCAACAGGTGGAAAGAGTTTTTAAAGATACTTTAAAAAACCTCTTGTATTTGCAACAGTTTTGGTTCTGCTCTTTAGTTGTTAAAGGGCTTTTGAGAGGGATTAAGAAAAGAACTTCAAGGTGCTTTAAAATGTGATATACTGATTTTTATAAAGAAAACTAAGTATATACAGATTTGAACAGAAAAAGAGGATTGTTTTTTACTCCTCTTTCCCGCCTTTTTTATGAAATCAATATTCAACTTTTTGGCAAAATAGTATATAATCTAAATTAAAGGAGTGAAAAGTTTTGAATAGGCTGTTTTTGATATTTAATCACACTCTCACAGAAGAACAGGAAAAAGAAGCAAGAGAGGTGCTTGGAGTTGAGGAGATAATTTCACTTCCTCAAGATTTGCAGAATTTTTGGAGCAACATACCGCCGGATGTTGATTTAAATGAGGAAATGTTCAAGCCTATTGTTTCATTTTTGAGTAGAAACAAAAGCCAAAACCTCAACTACTGCCTCATTCAAGGAGATTTTGGCGCAACAGTATATCTTGTCAGCTGGTGCTTCAAAAACGGTTTTATTCCTATTTATGCCACAACTAAAAGAACAGCTCAAGAAGTTATAAAGCCAGACGGTTCTGTTGAATTAATAAAGATCTTCAAGCATGAGAGATTCAGAAGATATATCCTTTGCAGCTAAAAAAATTTTGTCTGCAAACCTTTTTTGAAGAAAGGGGTTTTTATATGAAGATTATTTGCCAAATTGGGCGATTTGACAATCCCAAAGCTGCGCTAAAAGAGTTTTTTATAACCAAATTTAATGATGAGGTTGTAAACTTTTAAAAAGTTTCAGAGCTTTCCAGCTTTGTTTTAAGGAATTTTTTAAGACAGCAAGGGCAAGAGGCAAAAGCAGCTGTGATTTATCCTGTCAGCATTGTTCTAAATGAAAGGCTCAAAGATTGGGTAGAAGATGACTCATTAAAAGAGGAACTGGAAAGGATATATGAAAATCCTTCAGAATATCTCAAATCTCCTTTTGGAATAATAGACAGGCTTCCTCTTGAGAGGCTGAGAGATGAAACAGTTGTGATTCATTCGCTTGGGACATATCTTAAAAATATAGAGCTTGATGGTAGCTATGACGATATAGTCCCTGAGATTCTGTTTGACATGATAGAAAGGTATATGAATGAAGATGTGGATGAGATTTATCTTGACATCTCAAGTGGGCACAACATATACATATCAGCAATGATAGAGGCATCAAGGCATTTTGCGGTTTTTACAAGACTTATGCACTGGATTCATGAAGAAAAGCGCCCAAAGATATACCTTACGTTTTCAGACCCTATTATAGGAAGCACAGCAAAATCTTTTGAGATACATATTCAGCCACAGATCTATACAGCTTTTTTCTCATCCCCGATCAGCAAAAAAGAAGCCTGCGACCACAACTTTTCGTTTTTGAGAAATATCTATCAAGAGCCACAAGATGACCAGAAAGGCAACAATAAAGTTTTGCAAAAGCAACAAATACGACAGAAGAGAAAGTTTTTGAAAGAAAAGATAGAAATGTTTACCATTTTATTTTCAGCAATCAAAAATAACGTTCCACTGTATTTGTACTACCATCCATACCATTCTAGAGATGAGATAAAAAATGAACTTAAAAATCTCATCAGCCATGCAAAAGACCAGCTTTTAAAAGACTTTAAAAGCTCTCCAAAGCTCAACAAAAAAGCATACTTAGATGCAATTTTGAGTTTGGGATTTTACATGGGCATTGTTGAGGTTTTAGAGAAATACAACATTACAATGTTTTGCCAAGAGACTGGGTTTGATTTGGAGAATCTTGGGAAGACTTTTGCAGAGATTTATACAATATTTGGTATTCCGATGAACTGGACAATGCTTGGCAATAAGATTTCAAACGACACTGAAAAGATACAGGCGTATGGTGAGACTCAGCAGTGGACAAGGCTTAGAAAAATTGTCGACCCAACAAAACCAATTGCCGATGAACCAGACAAGAGAAATTTCTTTGCACATTCAGGGCTTGAAGGCAATGTCACAGAAGTCAAGTACGACGGCCTCAAAGTGTATGTTAGATATATTCGGGGACTTCCACAGGGCATGATAGACTGCTGGTTGAAAGAAAGAGTGTGAAATATGTTGATTTATCACAGTAAAATTGTAAGCCTTGCGGCTAGCTTGGCAAATCTTCCCGCAAGCCTTTTTTATTTAGTTGCGTCTGCTTTGGAATTTTTTAGACATTTATGTAAAAGAAAATTTTCTGTCTTTTCTTTCTCAGGGTTGTTTTTTGAATAGCTTACTATTTGGAAAAATTTCAATCCCCAGGGGGCAGGCTACAAACCAAGTCGTTTTTTGCCAAAATCCTCATTATTCTGAATGCCTTCTCCCTCTTGCATGACATTATCTGCAAGTGTTCCATGAATTACATTTCCGAAATTCTACTTACTCTTAGGATTAAAAATAAGCGCTATTACATACCCAAAAAACACAGCTGCGGCAATGCCGCCAGCTGTCCTTGAGACTCCCCCTGTGAATGCTCCTGTAAGCCCAATTTTCTTCACCTCTTCAGTAGCAGCTTTTGCTAAAGAATATCCAAAGCCAGGGAGAGGGACTGTTGTCCCAGCATCTGCAATATCAACAAGTTTTTGGTAAAGCCCAAGACATTGCAAGATTGCGCCAAGGGTTACAAAAAGCACAAGCATCCTTGCAGATGTCAGTTTTGTCTTGTCAATCAAAATCTGACCAGCAACACAGATAAGCCCGCCAACTACAAATGCCATTAAATAATCCATTTGTCATCATCACCTCTACAAAAGCGGATACATCAAAAGATTTACTCAATCTCAATTGAAAGTGCATGAGCAATCACAGGGATACTTTCACCAAGCTGGACTGTTGAAGAAGACAAAAGAGCACCAGTTGGTACAATGAGAATTCTTTTGAAAGTTTTTTGAAGCATGAGCTTGTAAAAGTATCCACCAAAGGTGCATGCAGAGGCCGCACATCCGCTTGCTCCAGCTCCTGTGTCTTGTGTCTTTTGGTCAAACATCAAAATTCCGCAGTCAAAAAGTTCAAATGGCAAGGTTTTCCTTCTTTTTTGAAAAGCTCTTCAAGAAGCTTTCTTCCCACATATCCTAAATCACCTGTGACAATTATATCGTAGTAGGTAAAATCTCTTTTTGTATCCTCAAGATGCGTGCTAATTGTGTCAAACGCAGCAGGTGCCATGCACGCACCCATGTTGTTCGGGTCTTTTATGCCATAGTCTAAGATTTTTCCGACTGTAATGTGAGTAATTTTAGGCTTTTGAGTGCCATCCTCAGGCTTTATCAAAAATGACGCTGCACCTGTGACAGTCCACTGCGCTGTCGGGGGCGCTGGCAACCAAGCTCCAAAGGGTATCTGAATTGCTTTTCAGCAGAGCAAAAGTGAGATGATGTTGCAGCAATTACGTTTTTTGCAAACCCACCGGCAACAAACACACACGCAAGCCCAACAGAGAGTGCAAAAGTTGAACATGCGCCATAAAGCCCTATAAATGGAATATCCAAATCTCTTGTGGCAAAGTGAGAGCTTGTGAGCTGGTTCAAAAGGTCGCCACTTAAGATCAGGGCAACCTTATCAAGAGGAAAACCACTTTTTTGAATAAGTTTTGAAATTGCTATGTTTAAAATCTTTCCTTCCGCAAGCTCCCAAGATTTTTGCCCGGCGTACTTATCCTCAATTACCATGTCAAAGAAAATTCCAAGCGGACCTTCCCCTTCCTTTTTACCAACAATGGTAAAACAGTCTGAGATTATAGGGCAGCTTTCAAACTTGAAAGTAGATTTTCCAACCTTTTTCAATCTGCCAAAGCCCCCTTTGCTGGCTTTTTAGTTCAGCCTTGAGGCCAATTAAATCTTTGGAAAAATTTTGACAAAATAGCACACAAAACCAATCAGTATTGAGGTGGATATTCTACAGACCAAAACAGGTTCTGCAATCAAGAACATCTTGCTGCCAACTCCAAACACAAATCCTTCCTTTTTGTACTCAACAGCAGGTGAAACAATTGAGTTTGAAAAACCGGTGATTGGAACAATGCTGCCAGCCCCTGCAAACCTGCCTATTTTGTCATACACGCCAATTCCTGTCAAAAACGCGCCAAGGAAAATCATTGTGATGGATGTAAGTGTCTGTGCCTCATCTTTTGGAAAGTACATTGAATATAGGTTTAAAAAGGCTTGACCAATATCACAAATAATTCCACCGACAACAAAGGCAAATATGCAGTTTTTGAGAAGGTTTGTCCTTGGCTCATGGGCTTTTACCATATCTTGATACTCTTTTGCCTTCTTTTCTTTAAGGTTCACCTCTATAGATTCCTCCTTAAAAAATGGGTTTCAAAAAGATATTATTTTAAGTTTTTTTGAGATTTATGCACATACAAATGAGATTTGCAGTCATCTGAGCGACATTTGATAGCAAATCTCACTCAGAATAACCAAACAAATATTCGTATAATTTTTGAAAGTGCCACAGCTACCCGATAAAATAGAAGCTGTAGAAAGGAGGTGAGGCGAAGATGGCAGCAAATCCACTTACAGGAAATCTTTTGATTAAACTTCAAAATGGGACAACTTCAACTGGCAAAATCAAAGTCAAAACACTCTCTTATGACATCCGACCAGATGCGCAGGATTTGGATGTTTATCAGGTTGCTCAAGCTATAGCAAGCCTTCAGACAAAGCCACTTTACACAGTCGTCAGACAGAACAACTTTGAGCTTGTGTACTGATACACTTGAGGTCTTGAGGCTTTAATGCCTCAAAAAGTCTTTTAGCAAGAAAGGAGGTGAGAAGCAGTGCTCACTTTGGTTTTGACATTCAGGCTTCAAAATGGCAAGACATTCAGGCTTTCAATTCCAGACCCCAAAAGCAATTTGACAGCACAAGAAGTTGAAAATGTAATGAATTTGATAATCCAGAAGAACATTTTTTCAGTGTCTGCACCAATTGTTGAGAAGGTTTCAGCAAGAATTATAGACAGAAATGTAAATCAGCTCATTGGCTAAAAATTAATGGGGCTGTCTTCTTAAAAGCTAAACAGAAGGCAGCCCCGATATGTCTTATATAAAAGTACATATGATTCAAATTAACAGGAGGTGATAGCAGTGCAGGAGATTATAACAAACATTGCTAACATAGGTTTTCCGATTGTACTTTGCGTATATCTTCTTACAAGATTTGAAAGCAAAATTGACAAGCTTTCTGACACCATAGACAAGCTCTCA is drawn from Caldicellulosiruptor naganoensis and contains these coding sequences:
- the cas4 gene encoding CRISPR-associated protein Cas4; the encoded protein is MEKAFDIKGSIVQAYIVCKRQAWLLSRNIGPSSDNPFLEIGKLISQEYYKNDKKEVYFDGVVLDLIRQEDEVLLVGEIKRSSRAKNAAILQLKFYLYKLFKNNIKARGKLLIPEEKKTFDVELTTDDIEEIETLTEEIALFLYSQLPPQPQKIKACSKCSYKEFCWA
- the cas2 gene encoding CRISPR-associated endonuclease Cas2, translating into MYTILVYDVNEKRVAKALKVCRKYLNWVQNSVFEGEISEAKLKKLKFELSQKLNLEEDSVIIYNFQSRLYSQREILGVEKNNLDRFI
- the cas1b gene encoding type I-B CRISPR-associated endonuclease Cas1b, encoding MKRPIYIFSDGSLRRKNNTLYFESEGVQKFIPVENTSEIYIFGEVELNKRFLEFLTQSEIILHFFNRYGYYVGSFYPREYLNSGYMILKQAEHYLDPNKRLYLAKAFVEGAYKNMRQILKYYQSRGIDDLKIYIEQIENLFSKINYTNDINSLMAIEGNIRQTYYSAFDLIIDKDEFKFEKRSKRPPKNALNTLISFGNSMMYTIVLSEIYRTHLDPRIGYLHATNFRRFTLNLDVAEIFKPIIVDRLIFSIISKNMLKPEHFEQDLEGIVITDFAKKLFIDELEQRLSTTISVKNIGNYVSYRQLIRIELYKIEKHLMGEKEYQPYVTQW
- the csx20 gene encoding CRISPR-associated protein Csx20 — encoded protein: MNRLFLIFNHTLTEEQEKEAREVLGVEEIISLPQDLQNFWSNIPPDVDLNEEMFKPIVSFLSRNKSQNLNYCLIQGDFGATVYLVSWCFKNGFIPIYATTKRTAQEVIKPDGSVELIKIFKHERFRRYILCS
- a CDS encoding DUF1659 domain-containing protein — encoded protein: MAANPLTGNLLIKLQNGTTSTGKIKVKTLSYDIRPDAQDLDVYQVAQAIASLQTKPLYTVVRQNNFELVY
- a CDS encoding DUF2922 domain-containing protein; this encodes MLTLVLTFRLQNGKTFRLSIPDPKSNLTAQEVENVMNLIIQKNIFSVSAPIVEKVSARIIDRNVNQLIG
- a CDS encoding YvrJ family protein, with amino-acid sequence MQEIITNIANIGFPIVLCVYLLTRFESKIDKLSDTIDKLSEKIIQIKSN
- the spoVAE gene encoding stage V sporulation protein AE, yielding MDYLMAFVVGGLICVAGQILIDKTKLTSARMLVLFVTLGAILQCLGLYQKLVDIADAGTTVPLPGFGYSLAKAATEEVKKIGLTGAFTGGVSRTAGGIAAAVFFGYVIALIFNPKSK
- the spoVAC gene encoding stage V sporulation protein AC, whose amino-acid sequence is MNLKEKKAKEYQDMVKAHEPRTNLLKNCIFAFVVGGIICDIGQAFLNLYSMYFPKDEAQTLTSITMIFLGAFLTGIGVYDKIGRFAGAGSIVPITGFSNSIVSPAVEYKKEGFVFGVGSKMFLIAEPVLVCRISTSILIGFVCYFVKIFPKI
- a CDS encoding TIGR02556 family CRISPR-associated protein yields the protein MIEAVAELGRFVLEGKSKSVSQEGSSSDVLSNNLSSFLSRIESEKILFILLNQNQGKFEYCGLELQDPMESRTQFYLFSQGAKGGGTNFSPTCTLVKPKATKNMSEAQIKDNIKSQVEKTFQQKVENWFSNKAQPLAKKFSKLKILTQSDADFIEKITQTIKEQRKRIIDDISQTIYDIELKKGNSILLSFLINGKYIGEYEIFKLFLLELIKEKNQRSSSQDKTCSLCKQKRENVSGMVNVFKFYTIDKPGFIKGGFSPENAWKNFPVCSSCHTHLSRSRKYLEQNLQFKFYNFRYLLIPKFTLGFDSEYAEILDILEKTQKDIRLGERKLEHITDDENEILEIVSEFNDSMSVTFLFLTTQMGAERIVLLIEDVFPSHLKNIFDAKRHTEKKFRKLFDNPDIDFTFQQIKYFFSKSNRLRKKPDLDSYFLEITESIFKKKPIDFDFLLSHFCRRLQDDIVNSDLSAFYVSCSYAMEVLEFLSKLNILKLKGDEMNMPFETPFDEILNEFPVASANPAVKGIILVGALCDMLLRIQSAGLKKAPGKMPPFAKNLKGLRLKQADIISLLPKIENKLMEYSAFGKAKKLVAATASDLLLKAPADWKLSSDEVSFYFACGMNLGQKIRDLAKKLTNDIEEAEDEE